A genomic segment from Thermotoga neapolitana DSM 4359 encodes:
- a CDS encoding SAM hydrolase/SAM-dependent halogenase family protein codes for MIGFLTDWGLKSHYVGVAKAVIKRINPSAEIIDITHEIEPFNVRKASHVLYRASLDFPPSTVFLVVVDYGVGTARKAIVMKTRNDLFFVAPDNGVLTVVAEEYGVAEIREIENRELFYKKSPSFTFHGRDIFAPVAAHLDMGLPMEKVGERLLSYEALKMRKPTLKEDCVIGEIAVVDTFGNVSTNIPFEMFMSLGVDFDDVVRVKVGKKEYRATVTRAFGDVERGELLVHPDSAGFLEVAVNMGDAREVLSVKEGDEIEICR; via the coding sequence ATGATCGGCTTTCTCACAGACTGGGGCCTGAAAAGCCACTACGTGGGAGTCGCAAAGGCGGTGATCAAGAGGATAAACCCATCCGCCGAGATCATAGACATCACGCACGAGATAGAACCCTTCAACGTGAGAAAGGCGTCCCATGTGCTCTATCGTGCGTCACTGGATTTTCCACCCTCCACGGTGTTCCTCGTTGTTGTCGACTACGGTGTGGGAACCGCAAGAAAAGCGATCGTCATGAAGACCAGGAACGATCTCTTCTTTGTTGCCCCTGATAACGGTGTTCTCACGGTTGTCGCAGAAGAGTACGGAGTGGCAGAGATCAGAGAAATAGAGAACAGAGAACTGTTCTACAAAAAAAGTCCTTCCTTCACCTTCCACGGGCGGGACATCTTCGCTCCCGTTGCGGCACACCTTGACATGGGTCTTCCGATGGAAAAGGTGGGAGAAAGGCTTCTCTCGTACGAGGCCTTGAAGATGAGAAAACCCACCCTGAAGGAAGACTGTGTGATCGGCGAGATTGCCGTTGTGGACACCTTCGGGAACGTCTCAACGAACATTCCCTTCGAGATGTTCATGAGCCTTGGAGTGGACTTCGACGACGTGGTGAGAGTGAAGGTTGGAAAGAAAGAGTACAGGGCGACCGTCACGAGGGCCTTCGGTGATGTGGAAAGAGGGGAACTCCTTGTTCACCCAGACAGCGCCGGCTTTCTTGAAGTGGCGGTGAACATGGGAGATGCAAGAGAAGTTCTCTCTGTGAAAGAAGGAGACGAGATAGAGATATGCAGATGA
- a CDS encoding ribonuclease J → MRIEILDGHRNIGGNKIRVVDSENDAFLLDFGLNFSRWGEFFEEFLNPRTGRILHDLLKLNMVPRLNIYREDLFDGKFEDPVNYSFLFLSHAHADHTGMVGLIDEKIPLLMTGETLAVMNASVKTTNSNVLIQLDGKKRRKASEKDVENGIRPDLTVSGRSKDTEELERCISFPEKTELDDYRTVEMSTLWKDDLFVEPVYHSVIGAAGLVVKVDGFWLAYTGDFRTGPETPEEERYWLDTLGEKRLSLSLRTFQFFEKLKDKRPIVLIVEGTRLAREENVENTEKDVYENATKVFRKTKNLILVDFPVRHLERLFTFLKVCMENNRKLVLMPKDYAYLIEMERVEPLWKLSEEEKSHIRVYHPGKLTYINLEKEALIKAKSEGILIPPNEINYSPGEYTLVAGYWDFPHILDLDENVLNGAIYIHSTSEAYTEEQEIDARRFMNWLRYFNIKPFGLKERNGSVVFTKEFHASGHVSPRSLEAILNDLKPDYIVPVHTLNPNWFVERWKERVLLNDVIVL, encoded by the coding sequence GTGAGAATAGAGATACTCGACGGCCACAGAAACATCGGGGGAAACAAGATCAGGGTGGTTGACTCTGAAAACGACGCCTTCCTTCTCGATTTCGGTCTCAACTTCTCCAGATGGGGGGAGTTCTTCGAAGAGTTCCTGAACCCAAGAACAGGGAGGATCCTCCACGACCTTTTGAAACTCAACATGGTTCCCCGTCTGAACATCTACAGAGAAGACCTCTTCGATGGAAAGTTCGAAGACCCGGTGAATTACTCCTTTCTTTTCCTGAGCCACGCCCACGCAGACCACACCGGAATGGTCGGTCTCATAGATGAAAAGATCCCCCTTCTCATGACTGGTGAAACTCTTGCTGTGATGAACGCAAGTGTGAAGACAACCAACTCGAACGTTCTCATCCAGCTCGATGGAAAAAAGAGAAGAAAAGCATCAGAAAAAGACGTGGAAAACGGTATCAGACCTGATCTCACGGTGAGCGGAAGATCGAAAGACACAGAGGAACTTGAAAGGTGCATCTCCTTTCCGGAAAAGACAGAACTCGATGACTACAGAACGGTTGAGATGAGTACTCTCTGGAAGGACGACCTCTTCGTCGAGCCCGTCTATCACTCCGTGATCGGTGCAGCCGGTCTTGTGGTGAAGGTGGATGGGTTCTGGCTCGCCTACACCGGTGACTTCAGAACGGGCCCGGAGACACCAGAGGAAGAACGTTACTGGCTGGACACACTGGGCGAAAAGAGACTATCACTTTCTCTTCGAACGTTTCAGTTTTTTGAAAAACTGAAGGACAAGCGCCCCATCGTCCTCATCGTCGAAGGAACAAGACTGGCAAGAGAAGAGAACGTGGAAAACACAGAAAAAGACGTCTACGAAAACGCAACGAAGGTCTTCAGAAAGACAAAAAACCTGATACTCGTTGACTTCCCAGTTAGACACCTCGAAAGGCTCTTCACCTTCCTGAAAGTCTGCATGGAAAACAACAGAAAACTCGTTCTCATGCCAAAAGACTACGCCTATCTCATCGAAATGGAACGCGTGGAGCCACTCTGGAAACTTTCCGAAGAAGAGAAAAGCCACATCAGGGTGTATCACCCCGGAAAACTGACCTACATAAACCTGGAAAAAGAGGCACTCATCAAAGCAAAGAGTGAGGGTATCCTCATACCTCCCAATGAGATAAACTACTCCCCCGGAGAGTACACACTGGTTGCAGGCTACTGGGACTTTCCACACATCCTCGATCTCGACGAGAACGTTTTGAACGGTGCCATCTACATTCACTCCACCAGCGAGGCCTACACGGAAGAGCAGGAAATCGATGCAAGGCGCTTCATGAACTGGCTCAGATACTTCAACATAAAACCGTTCGGCCTGAAGGAGCGAAACGGAAGTGTGGTCTTCACAAAAGAGTTCCACGCCTCGGGCCACGTTTCACCGAGAAGCCTCGAGGCGATCCTGAACGATCTGAAACCAGACTACATCGTACCCGTTCACACGCTGAACCCGAACTGGTTCGTCGAACGCTGGAAAGAGAGAGTCCTTCTGAATGATGTGATTGTGCTATAA
- a CDS encoding GIY-YIG nuclease family protein gives MKGTYILLLKLEKSVTLKHGKKTSQLKPGYYAYVGSAMGGFSKRIPRYFLGPQKKHWHIDHLLDHAKIAGLVMFHGKRLEEKIAGVLSSYFEGIEGFGASDLDVKTCLFRVDPVELFSLLGGFRENRDTRRPQKHRGKQDQGG, from the coding sequence GTGAAGGGAACGTACATCCTGCTTCTGAAACTCGAAAAAAGCGTCACTTTGAAACACGGAAAGAAAACCTCACAACTGAAACCGGGCTACTACGCCTACGTGGGATCTGCAATGGGGGGATTCTCAAAGAGGATCCCCCGTTATTTCTTAGGTCCTCAGAAAAAGCACTGGCACATAGACCACCTCCTTGATCATGCAAAGATCGCAGGACTGGTCATGTTCCACGGAAAAAGACTGGAGGAAAAGATAGCGGGTGTGTTATCATCATATTTTGAAGGCATAGAAGGTTTCGGTGCCAGTGATCTTGATGTGAAGACCTGTCTTTTTCGTGTTGATCCCGTCGAACTTTTTTCTCTTCTGGGGGGATTCCGTGAGAATAGAGATACTCGACGGCCACAGAAACATCGGGGGAAACAAGATCAGGGTGGTTGA
- a CDS encoding acyl carrier protein: MASREEILSKVKSIISEKLGVDEEQVTEEAKLIDDLGADSLDLVDLVMDFESEFGVKVDDADLEKISTVGDIVSYIEKKLG, encoded by the coding sequence GTGGCAAGCAGAGAGGAGATCCTTTCGAAAGTGAAGAGCATAATCTCAGAGAAACTAGGAGTGGACGAAGAACAGGTCACGGAAGAGGCAAAACTCATAGACGATCTTGGAGCGGACTCTCTCGACCTTGTCGATCTCGTGATGGACTTCGAAAGCGAGTTCGGTGTGAAAGTGGACGATGCAGACCTTGAGAAGATCTCGACGGTGGGCGACATAGTCAGTTACATCGAAAAGAAATTGGGGTGA
- a CDS encoding class II SORL domain-containing protein — MKLSDFIKTEDFKKEKHVPVIEAPEKVKKGEAVQITVTVGKEIPHPNTTEHHIRWIKVFFQPDGDPYVYEVGRYEFNAHGESVQGPNTGFVYTEPVVTTVLKLNRSGTILALSFCNIHGLWESSKKITVEE; from the coding sequence ATGAAACTTTCTGATTTCATCAAAACGGAGGATTTCAAAAAGGAAAAGCACGTTCCGGTTATAGAGGCACCAGAGAAGGTGAAGAAGGGAGAAGCGGTTCAGATCACCGTCACCGTGGGAAAAGAAATCCCACATCCCAACACGACGGAGCACCACATCAGGTGGATCAAGGTCTTCTTCCAGCCAGACGGTGATCCCTACGTTTACGAGGTGGGAAGGTACGAGTTCAACGCGCATGGAGAGTCTGTTCAGGGGCCGAACACTGGTTTCGTCTACACGGAGCCCGTCGTCACGACCGTGTTAAAATTGAACAGATCGGGTACCATACTCGCGCTGTCTTTCTGCAACATACACGGTCTTTGGGAAAGTAGCAAAAAGATCACTGTCGAGGAGTGA
- the rd gene encoding rubredoxin — translation MKKYRCTLCGYIYDPEKGDPDSGIEPGTPFEELPDDWVCPLCGASKEDFEPVE, via the coding sequence ATGAAGAAGTACAGGTGCACACTCTGTGGTTACATCTACGATCCGGAGAAGGGGGATCCTGACAGCGGGATCGAACCCGGAACACCTTTCGAGGAACTGCCAGATGACTGGGTATGTCCACTCTGTGGAGCCTCGAAGGAAGACTTTGAACCTGTGGAGTGA